The following nucleotide sequence is from Salvia splendens isolate huo1 chromosome 2, SspV2, whole genome shotgun sequence.
gtttatcttctatttttaagaaaagttagcatttaaacgcactcttgtggccatgtggagttaatgtgattgaaaaagtataatccaaaatAAGAGGATGctgaatattcttttgtttatcatttcacaaattttatttcgcataatgaaataaatatgaaaaaatttaaatgataCGTGGGCGTGATActagtttaattaaaaaactaaatttaaaacaATACGCATTTCATCAATTTTAGAGTGGGATAACTTTGTGGATGGAAGGGAGTATAAATGTATGTATAATTACTCTCCAAACAAGGTTCGCTGTCGACTACTGTATTCTCATTTGGAATTATTAATCACAAAAGCTGCCCATCTGTCCCCTCTCTACAATATTGACCTATTGTATTGATTTTGGTTTGTATACAATACGTATTCGCAAGTTTTCTTCCTCCTCTATCTCTCAAGATCTAATTTCATCCAGATCTGCCACTCTTTTGTGATCACAACCTACTTCAGACCTGACACGGATCACAGATAAGCTGATTTTGCGCCATTCCCGAGCTTTGCAACCGATTAGTCAATGGCCGCACCACCGGCGAGGGCAAGGGCGGATTATGATTACCTCATCAAGCTTCTCCTCATCGGCGACAGCGGTGAGTTTGCCCGTCtttgatttttggatttttttatacTTTGAGTATTAGTGCGTTGCATAAATTCGTTTTCTTTTGGTGCGGATCTGGGATGGATGATGTTTTtctttgaaattatttttgacTTGGCTTTTGGCCTCTTGATTTCTAAGTTGCGCTGTTGAAAGTTTTTTTCCGTTTTATAAGCATTATCCTGAATAAATTGTTTGTATGCCGAGGCCTTAATATAATTGTTACTTATGTACATGCCATTTTGAGTTTAGCACCGTGTTTCGATGCTGGTGGCCTTCGAACTGTTTTTGGTGCTACCATATTTGGTTTAGATGGAATTAACTGAAGGTGCTTTTGTGGGGACATTGGTTCGTTTTTGCGTTCTCAAAGTAATTGTTTTAAACAGAGTGTTACATTCTGACTAATGTTGAGATAAGTTGCTAaatgaaactttgaattttttcattcactaAATATTGGGGCACTATTGTTTCTTTGCCCAATCCTATGCATGTGAGCGGATAGGTAGTATGATCGTTCTGCCTATGCCACTGTATGGAAATTGGAAAAAGTGTGGAATTTTGATCAGTGGCTTTCTTTAAAGCAGTTGGTATTAGATGGTTGCATGCTCTGTTATTTTCAATCATCCTAAAAAAGGTAGTAGGAATACTAATTATTTTTACTTACTCATGTATCCTCTAAGCATGAGTTGCCATCCCCAACCATACACCAAAAATTTTGTAGAAAACTTCTCCGACCATACACCAAACCCAAACTCATTTTTGGGTTTTTATATGGAACAACACAAAATATGGTGATACTGCAAAAATTTTGTGGAACATGTACTAAAAAATGgtgtaaaatttgaatttggtgtaaatggttggagtaaaactaCTTTTTGATGAGATATATACTCAAGAATGGGTTTGAGTTTGCTGTAAATGGTTGGTTCTCTGCCTTATTGGCTCATCCTTAACTGCTAAACAGAACTTGTAACTTCAGCTGTTTCAGAAATAAATCATAGTAGTATTTCTTGTGTTGTTTACTCTGAAACAGGGTGTATATGAAAAATGTTATAATATTACTAATGAAATTATACTAGTTTTCATTCTAACCTTctgtttccttgtttttttcCAAATTGACTTTCTGTTTGCTGATCCGCAGGTGTGGGTAAGAGTTGTCTTCTTTTGCGATTCTCTGATGGTTCCTTCACAACTAGTTTCATCACCACCATTGGGTaagatttttttaatgaaacatAGGTATGGATGAATGAATTTTCCTCTTGACCAAATGTGTGGCCATATTTTGTAGAATTGATTTTAAGATAAGAACTGTTGAGCTTGATGGAAAGCGGATCAAGCTCCAAATTTGGGATACAGCTGGACAAGAGCGATTCCGCACTATCACCACAGGTGCAATCGGATTATATTCACCTCAATCTAgctcatttcttttttattctccTCGAAGAAcagtttaatatatttatatattttcttataACGGGGGGTTTGCGGTGTTCTAGTATTTGAGGTGATATCATGAGAAACTATGGAGGCTATGAAAAATGATTGGCCTCCCTATTGAAATTAATTGTCAATTTCATGTTTTCTTTTATGAGTATGTGTCCACAATTTATTTCTCAGTATTCTTGATATTAAGATATGAAAGACAAGTTGAGCTAACAGATGTACTTTTGTTTGTTTGCATTCCTCTTTAAGAACATGAACCAGTGGGAACAGATACTTTGTACTTTGCATAATGTAAGAGAGTTCGGGTTGGGGTAATATTAAGGATCCAAACAAGATGTGTACTTTTGTATGTGGTTTCTCGATCTACAAAATTGTATAGTCATCTCTTTATTAATCACATATGTATTTGCTTATTTATAATCATCATGCTCAGATTTTTTCTGCACTCCCCAGCTTATTATCGTGGTGCCATGGGAATATTGCTGGTTTATGATGTTACAGATGAATCTTCTTTTAACAGTAAGGTTTCTTTCTTTCCATCATTCCCTTTTTCATAATTTCTGTACTGCTATTAAGATCTGCGCCTGTCTTACAGATATTAGGAACTGGATTAGAAACATTGAACAGCATGCTTCTGACAATGTCAACAAGATATTGGTAGGAAACAAAGCTGACATGGACGAAAGCAAAAGGGTAATTTTCCTTCACGCAAATTCATATTTGTGTTACCGCTAGACCATTCCGGCCTAGGAGTATTTGGAAAAGGATTAGTGTGGATTAGTAGAGAAGAGATTTGACTCaagaacttgaattttaaaataattcatgCATTATTAAATCGATTGGTTTGTTTTCTAGTGACTGTAgatatgatatttttatttcctagtAATTGACTTTCTGCAGTCCAATGTATTAGGCTGTTCCAACCTCCAAGGGCCAAGCACTCGCTGATGAGTATGGCATCAAATTCTTTGAAACCGTAAGTACTTATCTATTTTCTTTTAGGAGCGAAACAAACTTCAGTTTCATCTTAAGGAAATACCATTTGCTGCAGAGTGCAAAAACAAATCTTAATGTGGAAGAAGTCTTCTTCTCAATAGCCAGGGATATAAAGCAAAGGCTTTCCGATACGGACACAAAAGCAGAGGTAAGCACATCTCCTCGCCTGTGTCTTTGTCAACCTGAGTGTGTCGTGTTTTTCACATCCTTTTCTTGATTGTAGCCTACTACCATCAAAATCAATCAGCCCGATGGATCTGCTGGAGGCGGGCAACTTGCACAGAAGTCGGCGTGCTGTGGCTCTTGATGAATGAGCAGAAAACTCAAGTGCAATGGGCACTTACAAATCATGTGTCACGCCGGGAAGAAAAAACAAATGGTTAAAAATTGGTGAATACTTGTGGAATTTCCGCTACCAGAAATGGGCCTCTAGTGTGGTAATGATATAGGTTCTTGTTTATTTGAGACATAGGAATTTGAGTGTTCCTCACTAAGATTAATGAACGTACTCTACATTCAAATGTCCATGCATATTTTTATGTGCGATGTGCAGACTTCGTTACTGAAAGTACTTGTTCAAAATTTGGTGTTTGTGACTTGTAACGAGTAATAATCGTTTAATTTGTCCAAGTATTTGCATCTCCATAATATAGTGGAGTAATATATACTTACATCCTTCACCATTTTACTAATAGAATTTGTTCAAATAGTGAGATTCTAATcgttcaaacaaaaaaaaaaaagctggCATGATTACTACAAAACAAAGGCAAGTAAATGAACTATAGTTGCATCAATTTTAGTTCAATCTCACTCCATGCCTACACTAAACCAGCGTGAACGGAATGTTCTaacatttcaattttcattttggaGAATACTATATTGGTGCTCAAGTTGCATCATTGTGGTACAGAATCCACCCGAAATGTGTTGTGCTTTGAaccattgttttatttcctataTACAATATCAAATTTAGGAGCGCATTATTGAATTTTGATAACAAAAACATATCGAGAAAGAACTATAAATTCAGAAATCTTGGCCTCTCCAATATCTGTTGCTTGAATATATATAAATCTCAACTTTGGAAATGCATGTACAAATACAATATTGCAGCTTACCCGAATATAGTACTCGCCCTCCTCCACATAAAATAAATCGCTACACCAGGAGACTTTCAAGACCAGGCTGCCTCTCAAAAGTACTCTCATAGTCAGAGGTTTAGCTCTTCTTTCCCATATATACGCTGAAGCTCGCGGGTTGCTGCTTGGAATGATTCTATTACAACGAAAACACAAAGCCAATGAGCAACCACAAAACTTTCAATAGATGTGACAGGTTCAATACCTTTCCAAGTGCGGAAGGCCTTCTGATTTATAGGAGAGCCAGTCACAGTCTGGATTGCATCGAATAGCATACTCTCAGGGGTGCTTCTCAACTCCTGAACTATCTGATAGATGGTCTTGCCATTCTCGAAGTATATGTGGTTGTTTGGGTGCTTCGTCTTGCATTCAGCGTGCCGCTCAAACTCATATGCATTAAGTGCCTTATGAGGATTAAAATATTTGGTTAATAATCATTTTGACATTGTAatgacaaaatacacacacacaaacacctTAGAGTAGTTGCAGGACTGACAGCCACAAAGATAGCCAGCACCTTTGATGATTCCACGAAGCTCCTTATTTACATGAAGAATACTTCTGATACGCCACTAAAAAGAGCCAAAGGGTATTAGTGAATTGGAAAGAAAGTACCTCTCTTGAGACCGAAATGTATCTCACTGGCACCCCATCAAGCATGCCAGTTGCTATCAAACTCCTCACATTGGACGGGAAGCTGTTTGGAGCCTCTTTCCTAGCAGGTTTCGACTCCGATTTACTCTTAGGTGTAGAATCAACTTTGGTTTTAGGTGTTTGAGTGGTTCTAAGATCGACATTGCCATTTAACACATCCACCTCCTTTTTGTTAGGAAGCTCAGGAATTTGAGCTGAAGACTGTTCATACAATAAGCTATAGCTGCTGAGCGGCCTAGCAGAAGCTTCCATGACATGTTCATCTTGAAAGCCGCCAAAGGATATACTGTTATTTTCTGCTTTATTGTATGTGTGAGTCATTGAAATAGTACTATCAAGACCTTTCCCAAAAGCCAATTCCATCGATCTATCATTTGCTTCCCCAATATCATAAGAATGGCCCATCAATGTGACACTTCCACCCTCCTTACCATAAGATTGTCCCATGGACATGAAAGTGTTTTCATTTCCACTGTGGTACGTTTGCTCCATTATCCCTATGCCATGCTCAATAGACGCATGCAACCCATTATCAGGATCCTTAACCTGATTAACTTTGACTTTTCTAAGTCCACCATAACTTACTCCCGTTTCTGGATCCTCCATAGCATAAGAAATCGATAAGCCAACTGATGGATCATCCTCAAACTGTTCACCATCGATCTTTTTCCTTACATTTGAGTCATCTATCCCAGAAATGGGCATGTTTCTGTCTCCAAGATTTTCGGGCGTGGGTGTTTCAGATCCAAATAGCCGATCCATAAATTGGCTTGGCACTGACGGCACAGACTGAAATCCAGATGAACCTTCCCATGCAAGAGAGCTCGGAATTGAAGATTCCAACTTGCCACTCGAACCTTCAACAGCTTGCTTTTTACTAGGAAATAAATCCGGCTCAGCAAAATCCAAGAACCATTGGCGGGCACGCTTAGACTCCAGTCTAGATGAGTTATCAAAAACTGCATCTCCATTTGTTACATGAGCACTCCCCTTGGGCATCCAAAATCCTTTGTCCTGGATAGACAACAAACATTGTTGAGAAGTACATCTCAATCATCACATTCACATCAAACGATTACACCATGCTAGGATACCATGAATCAAGCTCAGGGAGGCAAACATCCTCATCATGTAAATACGGTGAAATGTTGTAATCATTCtatgtttccatttttaaaacTTCAACTAAAGCTTGCACTTTACAACCATACACCTACTACTGAATGGGTAGGAGGGTGGACATGCCTTCTAGTTGAAAACAGACATTTTCACTAAGAAGGGCACCATATATCTCTCAACAATAAAAGATTCACAATGTTGAACTCAGTAATGGGTTAAGATCAATCTTTTTGAATGACGagtaatttttttaacattttcacTTTTAAGTGTGTGTCATGTAAGCATTCTATGCAGCAACCCAACTCCCAATACCCCCAAACACTCTATGAAAGAGATAAATTAATAATGGAAACAGAACGCTCATTAGTCAGATAAATTTAGAAAGTTCAATCAGCACCAAAAACTCCTAAACAAAAAAGAAGGAAACCCTACCATTTGATCGCTTCAACTTGGCTAATCGTTAAGTCACTGCAACTGGAAAATTGAATTCAAAGTTTCACTAATTTATCAAATGATAAAAACAAAACTGCATTTTTGTCATGGAATCGGAATTTTCAGATTCAACTCAAAATCCTAGGATCGTCAAatacaaaattcaaaaaaattaaaaagcgACAGAGTGAACCTGGAATTACAGTCTCTTTTGAAGGACTCCGGTGAACTTTTCCGGCGAcgattataattaattttaagtaattattttttagGGTTTTATACGTATTTTGTTTGTCTGTGGTGGAAGAATGCGATCTTATTATTTTGCCGAAGAACACTTGATTTTTGCTGTCTTATATTAATATTCTGCTATGACCGGGACTACGGTAAGGGTGCACGTTTTGCCGTTAGATCAATCAGGATGGTCAACTTTCTATATTTGACCAGTTAGATCAAGTCTCGTGAAATAAGTAGGAGTACTTCATAGTCAATCACTTTTCTTAATCAAATTTTAGTGTTATTActatattttcttaattttgttGGTATTCGATACATGACTCTAATTTAAGTGTTATTGGTATTgatttcttgattttgttgttATTCAATACACGATTTCTAATTTAAATACAATTAAGATGAAAGATTAAACCAATCTTGAACTTATTAATTTTAGTTGCACTTATAACGCCTATAAATTTGTCTTTGATATTTCGTTTCAAACAGTTTGGTTTCAAATTTATATCTAAATGTCAAATCAAAAATACCGTATCCGTAAGCACTTTTAGTTGGACATGTTTAATACACAATTgaaaaagtaactaaaatattgttagtgagAAATAGATCTCACATCTAAATAAGAAAAAGAGTTTGCATAATTAGAAAGTACATATATGacagattaaaaaggaaaaaatacaTGCTCTGTTAAGGGATAAgttcccttaacaagattccggaGTCGCGATTGCGATCGTCGGAGGGATAAAAggtagtcgcgggagctttgcccgtcgatcaaaccaagaacaatacagaattgaaataaaaacgtgaaaataaaatataaagataattgatatttcttgattgattaaagagaataacaatagccctatttataataaggattctaacttaatgaacaagacaaaaatatgaaaagatatgctaaaatactaaactaaataagagagatttggggatattcttggagatattcacgtatcaactcccccacggttgaaagccaccttgtcctcaaggtggaaatcaCTAAGCAATGAAGATGGTCGATAACAGAAGcttctcctcctggatcaaacttGAGCGGTCGCTGTTGATAACGGATCGAACTTTGCAAACTTGACCGGCACCATGATTCAATTATGCCTGTGAACATAATATGGGATCTTGAACTCTTGGTTTTCTCAAACAGGCAAGTAATTAGGACAGCGATATCCTCATAGCAGACAACATTCTCCTCAACAAAAGTCTTTATATCATCTTGTATTTCTAATTCCCGATGCTCTGGAACAATAAGATCGCCAAACTTCCCATCATAGTGGCGTCATATTGTTCGTTTTGACGATCTCTACCAGGGACTCGTCGTTTGGCTTGACGATCTCTTCCACGGACTCGTCATTTGGAACCTCTTCCagggactcgttgtttggaacatcaagattaACGCCCCCATTGTGAGCCACATTGTCGGGAACATCCTCAGCTAGATTTTTGTCATCAATATTCTCCTCAAACAGAGCGGTCACACGGGCGAGCAAGGCGGCTTGGTCCAATCTATACACACGTAACTTCTCGTTGTAATCGTTTACTGCGGCTAGTTGGGCAGGGGAGAACGATCGAGCCATGAAGTCAGGATTATTGGGGCCAGAACCCTGGTATGTAGCTTCACCATAGGCGAGGTAGGGGCCGTGAGGCGGTGACTGATCATAGGTCGAAGAACTCTGCTGCGTGCGCACCCAAGGCGGGTCCCAACAAGTGGGCTGTCGTGCCTGGTAGGGATGATATTGTGGGTGGAAGTGCCTATCCTGCGGATAAGATTGTTGCAGATCTAATGATCCAATCGGATGGTGTGGTGGCTGATATATGGGTTGCGATGGGTGGTGGTGAGGTGGCTGATATATGGGTTGCGATGGGTGGTGGTGTGGTGGCTGATATATGGGCTGCGATGGGTGGTGGGCGAATTGCGACTGACGGTAGTCGAATTGGTGATGGTAATAGGCAGCATAGATGGATGACATGATGGCGGAAATACGGAGGATGAGAtcacaatgaaagcaccaattgttaagggataagttcccttaacaagattccggcgTCGCGATTGCGATCGTCGGAGGGATAAAAggtagtcgcgggagctttgtccgtcgatcaaaccaagaacaatacagaattgaaataaaagcgtgaaaataaaatataaagataattgatatttcttgattgattaaagagaataacaatcgccctatttataataagcattttaacttaatgaacaagacaaaagatatgaaaagatatgctaaatcaatactaaactaaataagaggGATTTGAGGATATTCTTGGAGATATTCAGGTATCATGCTCTTATGGCATGAGTGAAGtgtataattataatttatctGTAACGCACGCAGATATAGTTGAATACACGAACTCCCTAGGATGTGTTATGGTTCGGATAGCCCAAAACTTAGTCTATATGAAAATGGGTTTTTCATGAAGTTAAagatagagttttttttttcattttttggttACAATATTCTTGGGCAATTGAAAGTGTGCTATAGCGgtttattgtttaattaaataatctgTATGCATGAAAGAAAAATGGAATTTCAAATTTACTCCTAACTTgaaaataaatttcaattaaaagaCATTCGATTTAAACCTACTTTGTCTGTTTGTTATTACTCTGAAATACTGAAAtgatatatacataaaatgGAGCATAATACAACTTACAGTACACAAAATTTATTGATAAAGTAACATTTTCATATATTGTGCTAGTGTTCATCAAACAATAACATCacaaacattctttaaaaaaaagagtaacaaaaaaattgaaaattacctTCCTTCCTCTTTCCTACGTATATATAAACATgtatgatggagtacgtactaaacaagcccaacagcagtaaagcccatcagcctaaagcccaagaaagagtatcagttcggcatgactaaagagtatcagagttcagttcggcacaaccaaagagttcggccccagcctacagctcggtaaaagccaaccaatcaaaactctgctctcaggtcggcatcaagctctactctcagatcggcaaaagctgctcggcaataatttagcagttcggtctcagtattcgaccgaactaggagatagtggactcatgcaggatttccacctccactacacccacgatctatttagtggtgtcaagcagtcagtaactcatgcaggatagtggacccatgcaagatcgccacgatctccacgacatccactacctagtaaatggtgctgcatgccacgatcttggttcaatgtataaatagaacttagatctgatagagaagggttaagttctaaagaaactctctagagataaaatatcaaatagcaagtctgtattgtaagctgtagaaaacagatcaagcaatacaactctgccctctttaattcccgtggacgtagatttacctcagtaaatcgaaccacgtaaattctctgtgtcgtgatctgtattttcctgcattcatcactatcaaaaattcgccaaaccatcactggcgccgtctgtgggaaacagagaaccaaatttgtgataaagcgaatttttgaccctttttccaccccaaaaaaatgcataccagatcacatactacccgtaataccgttcgtgataaccgtgaggaagctagtccagctcgcaggtctgaaaaacggcctcgggagacatctacctccggttctcacgaagaaggaacaagccactccaggagagatcgcaccgagtcttcccagcagcccgatttaaatgaagctgtcaagctgttcttggctgagaagcaggatgagttcttaaccttcctgcagaagagccaacagccggagaagacaacggcggattctccctcctcatccagacatgaaagtcactaccgcagtagtgacgtgtcttccaggagaaagaatcctcaaccccgacatgttcctgttcctcctcggtaccggaaccacaggagaactccatctcctccgtaccgaagagatgtcgggttcgccatgtacggagcattaaaaactccgttctcggacgatatcacccgaactcctttgccgcggaactaccggacaccgtcaatgacttatgacgggttggtggatcctcatgacttcctgggacgctatcagtataacatggcgaaccagggtctcaatgaggtccatatgtgcaagctgttccccgagctgcttatcgggaacgcgagaaggtggttcgatagcctcccccaaggcagcattagatcttaccgagatctaatggatgctttccacaggaggttctttcagaaagcggaagcccggatcacttcggctcagctgctttctatacgtcaaggtcgcgacgaaaagatcagcgacttcatgacgagattccacaaggaatgcctacaagtagatgatctcaacgatctacttgtcatttcggcattccaaaatggaatcctgcccggagctctctacagaaagctcgtggagtgcggtccgcaaacagctcaagaaatgtgggacattgcggaccagttttcccgtgcggatgaggcagaccgtcgaaaacggtctttagacagctcatcccgagaagagaaaaagaagcccgatcaaagcggctaGGTGCTTCCTCgtcgaactccttttgaaagaattcaaagggcaccggtacaaggcagattggggccacgcctcaatcctgagaagccgcccgctcagttcgtaccattaaacaagtcaagagcggaaattttcgaactacattccgatatgttcgaaaaaccaaagcggatgacgaaatcagccgcgcggcgacctcaggatcaatattgctccttccatcaagcccacggtcacgataccgaggagtgccgaaatttggctgcaggtattgatgttcttgtgaaaacaggaacgttaaaaaaataccaaagcaagcagccgaaaaagaacaaaaggcagagaggtgcgaactgcaatcctcaggatccgaaaaggcatgaggatcccgaagacgacgacgagccgcaatatgatggagtaatccagactattgatgctctccctgccgggaagactaagtcgtccctaaaagcagaacgcagaggttccaatcaagaggagccaacacataaaaggctgaagaaagacgaagtgattacattttcagatgccgatcccgtcccagccatctctcctcaccaagacgctattgtcattcaagccggagtggcaaacaaactgatccacagagtatttgtggatacaggagcgtcagtcagcattctttttaaagaatgtttcgataaaatggaagtggatccagctcggctcagtccggctccacttcctctgaaaagtttcgcccaggaggacacccgccctgaaggtattatcagccttccgatcacggtgggaaaagcgcctacaagctccaatacgatgatcgagttctttgtggtgaaagctcggtccccgtacaacatcatcctggggagagactggctcaacacagttcgggccgtttgctctacttatcacctcaccatcaagatccccactaaaggtgggatagcggtcatccgaggtgatcaaaagagagcaaaagaatgtctgcagattgcgcttaaaagtgccgagcaatcagttcggcaccatcaagcatagcaatcacagcaaccggagtcagaggcaagcgagatgaccgaagtcacttcagagccgaactcaatgaccgttcagttatacgaagatgatccatccagaacggtcaagatcggcttcgcaggaacgcctctactccgggaaaaaaccattcagctcctcaaggagtacaaagatgtctttgcatggtctccgttggacatgaccggagtgccccccgaggtaatcactcatcggttaaatattgatccttcaatccggccagtaaaacagaagcaaagactctttgcggcagaaagaagccaagtcatccatgacgaagtccgccaattactaaaagcggatgtactattcgaggtgaaatatccttcttgggtggccaatcctgtgatgatcaagaaaaaagaaggaggatggcggatgtgcatagattttaccgatctaaacaagcactgtcctaaagattgctatccccttccgaatatagataaaaaagtagaagctttgatcggcttcgaaattttctgttttcttgatttatacaaaggatatcaccaagtgttgatggatgagagtgacgctccgaaaacagctttcattaccgatttcggcattttcgcttataaaaagatgccattcggtttaaagaatgccggagccacttatcaaaggatggtagacaagctttttcggcacctaatcggaaaacaggttgaagtgtatgtcgacgacatagttgtcaaaagcaaaagcacttcggagtacgaagacaacctcaaatccactctcg
It contains:
- the LOC121787706 gene encoding ras-related protein RABE1c, with protein sequence MAAPPARARADYDYLIKLLLIGDSGVGKSCLLLRFSDGSFTTSFITTIGIDFKIRTVELDGKRIKLQIWDTAGQERFRTITTAYYRGAMGILLVYDVTDESSFNNIRNWIRNIEQHASDNVNKILVGNKADMDESKRAVPTSKGQALADEYGIKFFETSAKTNLNVEEVFFSIARDIKQRLSDTDTKAEPTTIKINQPDGSAGGGQLAQKSACCGS
- the LOC121787683 gene encoding uncharacterized protein LOC121787683 isoform X2, yielding MPKGSAHVTNGDAVFDNSSRLESKRARQWFLDFAEPDLFPSKKQAVEGSSGKLESSIPSSLAWEGSSGFQSVPSVPSQFMDRLFGSETPTPENLGDRNMPISGIDDSNVRKKIDGEQFEDDPSVGLSISYAMEDPETGVSYGGLRKVKVNQVKDPDNGLHASIEHGIGIMEQTYHSGNENTFMSMGQSYGKEGGSVTLMGHSYDIGEANDRSMELAFGKGLDSTISMTHTYNKAENNSISFGGFQDEHVMEASARPLSSYSLLYEQSSAQIPELPNKKEVDVLNGNVDLRTTQTPKTKVDSTPKSKSESKPARKEAPNSFPSNVRSLIATGMLDGVPVRYISVSREELRGIIKGAGYLCGCQSCNYSKALNAYEFERHAECKTKHPNNHIYFENGKTIYQIVQELRSTPESMLFDAIQTVTGSPINQKAFRTWKESFQAATRELQRIYGKEELNL
- the LOC121787683 gene encoding uncharacterized protein LOC121787683 isoform X1; the protein is MDKGFWMPKGSAHVTNGDAVFDNSSRLESKRARQWFLDFAEPDLFPSKKQAVEGSSGKLESSIPSSLAWEGSSGFQSVPSVPSQFMDRLFGSETPTPENLGDRNMPISGIDDSNVRKKIDGEQFEDDPSVGLSISYAMEDPETGVSYGGLRKVKVNQVKDPDNGLHASIEHGIGIMEQTYHSGNENTFMSMGQSYGKEGGSVTLMGHSYDIGEANDRSMELAFGKGLDSTISMTHTYNKAENNSISFGGFQDEHVMEASARPLSSYSLLYEQSSAQIPELPNKKEVDVLNGNVDLRTTQTPKTKVDSTPKSKSESKPARKEAPNSFPSNVRSLIATGMLDGVPVRYISVSREELRGIIKGAGYLCGCQSCNYSKALNAYEFERHAECKTKHPNNHIYFENGKTIYQIVQELRSTPESMLFDAIQTVTGSPINQKAFRTWKESFQAATRELQRIYGKEELNL
- the LOC121787683 gene encoding uncharacterized protein LOC121787683 isoform X3 — protein: MDKGFWMPKGSAHVTNGDAVFDNSSRLESKRARQWFLDFAEPDLFPSKKQAVEGSSGKLESSIPSSLAWEGSSGFQSVPSVPSQFMDRLFGSETPTPENLGDRNMPISGIDDSNVRKKIDGEQFEDDPSVGLSISYAMEDPETGVSYGGLRKVKVNQVKDPDNGLHASIEHGIGIMEQTYHSGNENTFMSMGQSYGKEGGSVTLMGHSYDIGEANDRSMELAFGKGLDSTISMTHTYNKAENNSISFGGFQDEHVMEASARPLSSYSLLYEQSSAQIPELPNKKEVDVLNGNVDLRTTQTPKTKVDSTPKSKSESKPARKEAPNSFPSNVRSLIATGMLDGVPVRYISVSREALNAYEFERHAECKTKHPNNHIYFENGKTIYQIVQELRSTPESMLFDAIQTVTGSPINQKAFRTWKESFQAATRELQRIYGKEELNL
- the LOC121773411 gene encoding cyclic AMP-responsive element-binding protein 5-like, which produces MSSIYAAYYHHQFDYRQSQFAHHPSQPIYQPPHHHPSQPIYQPPHHHPSQPIYQPPHHPIGSLDLQQSYPQDRHFHPQYHPYQARQPTCWDPPWVRTQQSSSTYDQSPPHGPYLAYGEATYQGSGPNNPDFMARSFSPAQLAAVNDYNEKLRVYRLDQAALLARVTALFEENIDDKNLAEDVPDNVAHNGGVNLDVPNNESLEEVPNDESVEEIVKPNDESLVEIVKTNNMTPL